The Burkholderia pyrrocinia genome includes a region encoding these proteins:
- a CDS encoding type VI secretion system Vgr family protein codes for MSMILPSQAYELKLAPHPAPTSVLRFTGRDAVSELYRYDIEFTSPVAGIPMDQVVGRPAKFVVAPVDPNMDYLRRMFGENAEQFSKMPPAYTVHGVITQFDEFGTSADQTHYRVRLEPKLDDLNRGVTSRLFQKQSVDEIVTDTLRHYGYRAGVDFAFQLRGQYKRREYVTQYHETTFAFIQRLCAEEGIWFRWEQKKDHAVLVFGDDLDAYARKQRTVSYRRDSGLESSGTDAIKTLEKRTQRVPEAVRLHDYNHRQAGVSLLVEENAARGDKTTDAVDYRWGEHYETPEEGKRIARLRYEAYLASQITFKGTGNPFWLEAGEVMRIEPSRADAKHGIFVTSVESHGGRDQSYWVTFEGVPSDRVWRMPTASITRPIIDGILPARITSPGDYKYAYLTEQGWYVIVLPFDLDEWSPGGTSRPVRFAKPYSGDNYGHHFPLIDGAEVAIVHTGGDPNRPVIIGAMHDSLHPDLVNNLNNTRNLIRTAAQNEMRMEDKEGVEHIHLTTPYQTSELNLGHMVDGDRKERGRGAELRTDGPAAVRGAKGVLVTAEEQPGAAGQQLAMRDAEMTLEQAEQILHSLNDSASAAQALQADIDQQRALIQQKLKQLQKPVIVATAPDGIGLASGQQMQLAARKQMFVTAGDGLDIGVMKRIAVAAGEAISLFAARLGIRIFAAKGKVQIQAQSDTMELMSMQDMTASSSDGEVIITGRKGVTLGDGAGAYIKLSGGKIILGSPAGEIELKGNLKVDDPDGGSFKFPTWSRAPLNDVKNATNFGFSE; via the coding sequence ATGTCGATGATATTGCCGTCGCAGGCTTACGAATTGAAGCTGGCGCCGCACCCGGCGCCGACGTCCGTCCTCCGGTTCACCGGTCGGGACGCGGTGAGCGAGTTGTACCGCTACGACATCGAGTTCACGAGCCCGGTGGCGGGCATCCCGATGGACCAGGTGGTCGGTCGCCCTGCGAAGTTCGTTGTCGCTCCGGTCGATCCGAACATGGACTATCTGCGCAGGATGTTCGGCGAAAACGCGGAGCAGTTCAGCAAGATGCCGCCGGCTTACACGGTCCACGGCGTCATCACGCAGTTCGACGAGTTTGGCACCTCGGCCGACCAGACGCACTATCGGGTCCGGCTCGAGCCGAAGCTCGACGACCTGAACCGGGGCGTGACGAGCCGACTATTCCAGAAACAGTCGGTCGACGAGATCGTCACTGACACGCTGCGTCATTACGGCTACCGGGCAGGGGTCGATTTCGCGTTCCAGTTGCGCGGCCAGTACAAGCGGCGCGAATACGTCACGCAGTATCACGAGACGACGTTTGCCTTTATCCAGCGCCTTTGCGCGGAGGAAGGGATCTGGTTCCGCTGGGAGCAGAAGAAGGATCACGCGGTGCTCGTGTTCGGCGACGACCTGGACGCGTATGCGCGCAAGCAACGCACCGTGTCGTACCGGCGCGACTCCGGGCTCGAGAGTTCCGGCACGGACGCGATCAAGACACTCGAGAAGCGGACTCAGCGCGTGCCTGAAGCCGTGCGTTTGCATGACTACAACCATCGGCAAGCCGGTGTGTCGCTGCTGGTCGAGGAGAATGCCGCGCGCGGCGACAAGACGACCGATGCTGTCGACTACCGTTGGGGCGAGCATTACGAGACGCCGGAGGAGGGCAAGCGGATTGCCCGTCTGCGATATGAGGCGTATCTGGCGAGCCAGATCACGTTCAAGGGGACCGGCAATCCGTTCTGGCTGGAGGCGGGCGAGGTCATGCGGATCGAGCCGAGCCGGGCCGATGCAAAGCACGGGATCTTCGTCACGTCGGTGGAGTCGCACGGTGGACGTGATCAGTCGTATTGGGTGACCTTCGAGGGGGTTCCGTCTGATCGGGTCTGGCGCATGCCGACGGCATCGATCACACGACCGATCATCGACGGCATCCTGCCGGCGCGCATCACGTCGCCCGGGGATTACAAATACGCGTACCTGACCGAGCAGGGCTGGTACGTGATCGTCCTGCCGTTCGATCTGGACGAGTGGAGCCCGGGCGGCACGAGCCGGCCGGTGCGGTTCGCGAAACCCTATAGCGGCGACAACTACGGCCATCATTTTCCGCTGATCGATGGGGCGGAGGTGGCGATCGTCCATACCGGTGGCGATCCGAATCGGCCCGTGATCATCGGGGCCATGCACGACAGTCTGCATCCGGACCTCGTCAACAACCTGAACAACACCCGCAACCTGATCCGTACAGCCGCGCAGAACGAGATGCGGATGGAGGACAAGGAAGGTGTCGAGCATATCCATTTGACGACGCCGTATCAGACCAGTGAGCTCAATCTTGGGCATATGGTCGATGGGGATCGGAAGGAGCGAGGGCGCGGTGCGGAATTGCGCACCGATGGGCCGGCGGCTGTTCGGGGCGCAAAGGGCGTGTTGGTAACCGCCGAGGAACAGCCAGGCGCTGCAGGCCAGCAACTTGCGATGCGGGATGCCGAAATGACCCTCGAGCAGGCCGAACAAATCTTGCATTCGCTCAATGATTCGGCGAGCGCGGCGCAGGCCCTGCAGGCTGACATCGATCAACAACGCGCGCTGATCCAGCAAAAGCTCAAGCAGCTTCAGAAACCCGTCATCGTCGCGACAGCCCCCGATGGCATCGGTCTCGCTAGTGGTCAGCAGATGCAGTTGGCCGCCCGCAAGCAAATGTTTGTCACGGCCGGCGACGGGCTCGACATCGGCGTCATGAAGCGTATCGCAGTCGCGGCCGGCGAAGCGATCTCGCTTTTTGCGGCGAGGCTCGGGATTCGGATCTTCGCCGCGAAGGGGAAAGTCCAGATCCAGGCGCAGTCCGACACGATGGAATTGATGTCGATGCAGGACATGACAGCCAGTTCGTCGGATGGCGAAGTGATCATCACGGGCCGCAAAGGCGTCACGCTCGGCGATGGGGCCGGCGCTTACATCAAGCTATCGGGCGGAAAGATCATTCTCGGCAGTCCGGCCGGAGAAATCGAGCTCAAGGGTAACCTGAAAGTCGATGACCCGGACGGCGGCAGCTTCAAGTTCCCGACATGGTCCAGGGCGCCGCTCAACGACGTGAAGAACGCAACGAACTTCGGATTCTCTGAATAA
- the tssC gene encoding type VI secretion system contractile sheath large subunit, with the protein MKQNESHQGATETVVLENDSVYAALCNKINLKPVAEAQPLEAFRDNDALSEASADERVARGMDALLNLIAKESKPVDRLDKSLLDFYIGQLDRQIGRQLDAVMHTADFQALEGRWRGLKMLVARTDFRKNARIEVLDVSKDALQRDFEDTPELIQSGLYRLTYIEEYDTPGGQPISAMVSDFEFTHSPQDVALLRNISKVAAAAHMPFIGAVGAAFFGKRSMEEVAAIQDIGNYFDRAEYIKWKSFRDTDDARYVGLTMPRVLGRLPYGKDTTPVRAFNYEEAVKGPDHDKYLWVNASFAFAANMVRSFVSNGWCVQIRGPQAGGKVEDLPVHLYDLGTGVQPKIPTEVLIPETREFEFANLGFIPLSFYKNHDFACFFSASSTQKPALYETKEATANSRINARLPYIFLLSRIAHYLKLIQRENIGTTKDRRLLELELNSWIKGLVTEMKDPGDELQASHPLREAKVTVEDIEDNPGFFRIKLFVIPHFQVEGMDIGLSLVSQMPKAKA; encoded by the coding sequence ATGAAACAGAACGAATCGCATCAGGGCGCAACGGAAACCGTCGTGCTCGAGAATGACAGCGTCTACGCTGCGCTGTGCAACAAGATCAACCTGAAACCGGTCGCCGAGGCCCAGCCGCTGGAAGCGTTCCGCGACAACGATGCGTTGTCGGAAGCGTCGGCCGACGAGCGCGTGGCGCGCGGCATGGACGCGCTGCTCAACCTGATCGCGAAGGAAAGCAAGCCGGTCGATCGTCTGGACAAGTCGCTGCTCGATTTTTACATCGGCCAGCTCGACCGCCAGATCGGCCGCCAGCTCGACGCCGTCATGCACACCGCGGACTTCCAGGCGCTCGAAGGGCGCTGGCGCGGCCTGAAGATGCTCGTTGCCCGCACGGACTTCCGCAAGAACGCCCGCATCGAAGTGCTGGACGTATCGAAGGATGCGCTGCAGCGCGATTTCGAGGACACGCCGGAACTGATCCAGAGCGGCCTGTATCGCCTGACCTACATCGAGGAATACGACACGCCGGGCGGTCAGCCGATCAGCGCGATGGTCAGCGACTTCGAGTTCACGCATTCGCCGCAGGACGTGGCGCTGCTGCGCAACATCTCGAAGGTCGCCGCTGCCGCGCACATGCCGTTCATCGGCGCGGTCGGCGCGGCGTTCTTCGGCAAGAGGTCGATGGAGGAAGTCGCAGCCATTCAGGACATCGGCAACTACTTCGATCGCGCCGAGTACATCAAGTGGAAGAGCTTCCGCGACACGGACGATGCGCGTTACGTCGGTCTGACGATGCCGCGTGTGCTCGGCCGTCTGCCGTACGGCAAAGACACGACGCCGGTGCGCGCGTTCAACTATGAAGAGGCGGTGAAGGGCCCGGACCACGACAAGTATCTGTGGGTGAACGCGTCGTTCGCGTTCGCGGCCAACATGGTGCGCAGCTTCGTCAGCAATGGCTGGTGCGTGCAGATCCGCGGCCCGCAGGCAGGCGGCAAGGTTGAAGACCTGCCGGTGCACCTGTACGACCTCGGCACCGGCGTGCAGCCGAAGATCCCGACCGAAGTGCTGATTCCGGAGACGCGCGAGTTCGAATTCGCGAATCTGGGCTTCATTCCGCTGTCGTTCTACAAGAATCACGACTTCGCGTGCTTCTTCTCGGCCAGCTCGACGCAGAAGCCGGCGCTGTACGAGACGAAGGAAGCGACGGCCAACAGCCGTATCAACGCGCGCCTGCCGTACATCTTCCTGCTGTCGCGGATTGCTCACTACCTGAAGTTGATCCAGCGCGAGAACATCGGCACGACCAAGGATCGTCGCTTGCTCGAGCTCGAGCTGAACAGCTGGATCAAGGGGCTCGTGACCGAGATGAAGGATCCGGGCGACGAGCTGCAGGCGTCGCACCCGTTGCGCGAAGCGAAGGTGACCGTCGAGGACATCGAGGACAACCCGGGCTTCTTCCGCATCAAGCTGTTCGTCATCCCGCACTTCCAGGTCGAGGGCATGGATATCGGGCTGTCGCTGGTGTCGCAGATGCCGAAGGCCAAGGCCTGA
- the tssK gene encoding type VI secretion system baseplate subunit TssK, with the protein MRIEKPLWHEGLILTQQHFQQQDRWAEFALRQYASAAMSEPWGTLAVEVDEEALATGRLKLARLTLCFPDGTPIDTTIADALPSARDLTQGVPTDIQSVVVLAALALPDANGSNYRFDETSLARPRRSYREFVKVTDLNGTGETEIAAERHAVRLLFEFESHADDTVCAIARLTRGSSGQFLVDHRYVPPCLTLGSHPLHLERINRLADILHAKSLALGARRSERVEQVTEYGVADVQLFWLLHCIHAAWPQLRLFATHPRRSPEHLYATLAQLASALMTFSTGAQLTDIPAYDHGRADEVFAKLESTIRALLDAIIPSRVVSIGLTRKGPTTWTGQFLDERIVADAADWYLSVNAPMPAFELAERFPRLCKIGAPDDVEHIINSALLGIPLKAVQRVPGAIPVRLDNQYFALDSSSSVHAKMLAARACQIYLPASVPDASLELYAVLRS; encoded by the coding sequence ATGCGAATCGAGAAGCCACTATGGCACGAGGGCCTCATCCTGACGCAGCAGCATTTCCAGCAACAGGACAGATGGGCTGAATTTGCGCTACGTCAGTACGCATCTGCGGCGATGTCGGAGCCGTGGGGCACGCTTGCCGTCGAGGTCGACGAAGAAGCGCTGGCGACGGGGCGCCTGAAACTCGCCCGCCTGACGCTGTGCTTCCCGGACGGCACCCCGATCGACACGACCATCGCCGATGCGCTGCCTTCTGCGCGTGATCTGACGCAAGGCGTGCCGACGGACATTCAGAGCGTCGTCGTACTCGCTGCACTTGCGCTGCCGGATGCGAACGGCAGCAACTACCGTTTCGACGAGACCTCGCTTGCCCGCCCGCGGCGCTCATACCGCGAATTCGTGAAGGTCACGGACCTGAACGGAACCGGCGAGACCGAAATCGCGGCCGAACGGCACGCGGTACGCCTCCTGTTCGAGTTCGAGTCGCATGCTGACGACACCGTCTGTGCAATCGCGCGACTGACGCGTGGATCGAGCGGCCAGTTCCTGGTCGATCACCGGTACGTGCCGCCATGCCTGACGCTCGGCAGTCATCCGCTGCACCTCGAGCGGATCAATCGCCTTGCAGACATCCTGCATGCCAAGAGCCTCGCGCTCGGAGCGCGCCGTAGCGAGCGCGTCGAGCAGGTCACCGAATACGGCGTGGCCGACGTGCAGCTCTTCTGGCTGCTTCACTGCATTCATGCGGCGTGGCCGCAGCTACGGCTGTTCGCGACGCACCCGCGCCGGTCGCCGGAGCATTTGTACGCCACTCTGGCACAACTGGCCAGCGCGTTGATGACCTTCTCGACGGGCGCCCAGCTGACCGACATTCCCGCGTACGACCATGGGCGAGCCGACGAGGTGTTCGCGAAACTCGAGTCGACGATCCGGGCGTTGCTCGATGCCATCATTCCGTCGCGGGTCGTGTCGATCGGCCTCACGCGCAAAGGGCCGACCACCTGGACCGGCCAGTTCCTCGATGAGCGAATCGTCGCAGACGCCGCCGACTGGTACCTGTCGGTCAACGCGCCGATGCCTGCGTTCGAGCTTGCCGAACGGTTTCCGCGGCTGTGCAAGATCGGGGCGCCCGACGACGTCGAGCACATCATCAATTCGGCACTGCTCGGCATTCCGCTCAAGGCCGTGCAGCGGGTGCCGGGCGCGATCCCGGTACGTCTGGACAACCAGTACTTCGCGCTGGATTCGTCCAGTAGCGTGCACGCAAAAATGCTTGCCGCGCGAGCCTGCCAGATCTACTTGCCCGCGTCGGTGCCGGACGCCTCGCTCGAACTTTACGCGGTACTGCGCTCATGA
- a CDS encoding Hcp family type VI secretion system effector — protein sequence MAIPAYMWIKDDGGADIKGSVTVQDREGSVELVAFDHGVHIPTDGNTGKLTGTRVHKPITLTKETDASTPYLYKAVTSGQTLKSVEIKWYKIDDAGKEKEYFNTKLDNVKIVAVNPVMHDIKNPDYEKHNHLENIELRYETITWSYKDGNIIHKDSWNERS from the coding sequence ATGGCAATTCCGGCCTATATGTGGATCAAGGACGATGGCGGCGCCGACATCAAGGGTTCGGTGACGGTTCAGGACCGTGAAGGCAGCGTCGAGCTCGTCGCGTTCGATCACGGCGTGCACATCCCGACCGACGGCAACACCGGCAAGCTGACCGGCACGCGCGTCCACAAGCCGATCACGCTGACGAAAGAGACGGACGCGTCGACGCCGTACCTGTACAAGGCCGTGACGAGCGGCCAGACGCTCAAGTCGGTCGAGATCAAGTGGTACAAGATCGACGACGCCGGCAAGGAGAAGGAGTACTTCAACACGAAGCTCGACAACGTAAAGATCGTCGCCGTGAATCCGGTGATGCACGACATCAAGAACCCGGACTACGAGAAGCACAACCACCTCGAAAACATCGAGCTGCGCTACGAGACGATCACGTGGTCGTACAAGGACGGCAACATTATCCACAAGGACAGCTGGAACGAACGTTCCTGA
- a CDS encoding OmpA family protein, translating into MKSDLPVLSTASMRIPDRGHEGLGYPSRVMVAFAAALALAVVWLVLPLGPGVIWTVTVIIGIVALALIGWRTRRLSRAREQSAHVLTTLGAATADIPVNLRTRIPLVLVIGDGLPALFDGMSETRHAHVGDGGIWLRVDRPQDLPRLAVAVRQWRDGRAPDGVVLSVAPALHTGADVLTQKLRVVRQAVADAARMLGTRLPGYVAVYQRLATGPIGLATPEWYGVSSAAHLTDVNRFEPVIRAAEDAVRRAPDDRMAATRAAALASIMGWTQRVVLAALADRQQPATPWALFGAGWIDCGPASDPDRPWERDVEMQTRVRRAAVAASPMPWPLPQPLIEAMPRRYWMSPRMAAVAHALALLACTAAVAFWGAARNNEALLSRMGADLGRYSTIPAAHDAAKRDALRALVADRDLLDRYARTGVPLRLSFGMYRGTQLMPALNNTIASYAPPPPPPAVVTLDSMSLFDSGRAQLKPGSNRAMVGALEMIKSHPDKRILIAGHTDDVGKPDSNLKLSTARAEAVRDWLVDASGIPATQFAIQGYGMTRPIASNDTPDGRARNRRVEITLVPDTGK; encoded by the coding sequence GTGAAATCCGACCTGCCTGTTCTCTCCACGGCATCGATGCGAATACCCGATCGCGGCCACGAAGGACTCGGCTATCCGTCCCGGGTCATGGTCGCATTCGCGGCCGCGCTTGCGCTCGCCGTGGTCTGGCTGGTGCTACCGCTTGGTCCCGGCGTCATCTGGACAGTCACGGTCATCATCGGCATCGTTGCGCTCGCGCTGATAGGGTGGCGCACACGCCGGCTTTCCCGCGCGCGTGAACAGAGCGCGCACGTGCTTACCACGCTGGGTGCCGCGACGGCAGACATTCCGGTGAACCTGCGCACGCGCATACCGCTCGTGCTCGTGATCGGTGATGGTCTGCCTGCGCTGTTCGACGGGATGAGCGAAACCCGGCACGCGCACGTTGGCGACGGCGGCATCTGGCTGCGCGTCGATCGCCCGCAGGATCTGCCGAGGCTGGCCGTGGCGGTCAGGCAATGGCGCGACGGCCGGGCCCCGGATGGCGTCGTGCTGTCAGTCGCGCCGGCGCTGCACACGGGAGCGGACGTGCTGACGCAAAAGCTGCGCGTCGTTCGGCAGGCCGTCGCCGATGCCGCCCGAATGCTGGGCACGCGACTGCCCGGGTATGTGGCGGTCTACCAGCGGCTTGCCACCGGCCCGATCGGTCTCGCGACGCCGGAGTGGTACGGCGTTTCCTCGGCCGCTCACCTGACGGACGTCAATCGCTTCGAACCCGTGATCCGTGCGGCGGAGGATGCGGTCCGGCGCGCGCCCGACGATCGCATGGCCGCGACGCGTGCCGCGGCCCTTGCATCGATCATGGGCTGGACGCAACGTGTCGTGCTTGCCGCGCTCGCGGACCGGCAGCAGCCGGCTACGCCGTGGGCATTGTTCGGCGCCGGCTGGATCGACTGCGGGCCCGCAAGCGATCCGGATCGTCCGTGGGAACGCGACGTCGAAATGCAGACGCGCGTGAGACGTGCGGCCGTCGCCGCGTCGCCGATGCCGTGGCCGCTCCCGCAGCCGCTGATCGAGGCAATGCCCCGACGATACTGGATGTCACCTCGCATGGCAGCCGTGGCGCACGCGCTCGCCCTGCTCGCCTGCACGGCCGCCGTCGCCTTTTGGGGCGCCGCCAGAAACAACGAGGCGCTGCTGAGCCGAATGGGTGCCGATCTCGGCCGCTATTCGACGATCCCGGCAGCGCACGACGCCGCGAAACGCGATGCGCTGCGGGCGCTCGTGGCCGATCGTGATCTGCTCGACCGGTACGCCCGCACGGGTGTTCCGCTGCGTTTGTCGTTCGGCATGTATCGGGGTACGCAACTGATGCCGGCGCTGAACAACACAATCGCATCGTACGCGCCGCCGCCCCCACCGCCCGCCGTCGTGACACTCGACAGCATGTCGCTGTTCGACAGCGGCCGCGCGCAGTTGAAGCCCGGCTCGAACCGAGCGATGGTCGGCGCGCTCGAAATGATCAAGTCCCATCCCGACAAGCGGATCCTCATCGCCGGCCACACCGACGACGTGGGCAAGCCGGACAGCAACCTGAAGCTCTCTACGGCACGCGCGGAAGCCGTGCGCGACTGGCTGGTCGACGCGTCCGGTATTCCGGCGACGCAGTTTGCGATCCAGGGCTACGGCATGACGCGGCCGATCGCGAGCAACGATACGCCGGACGGGCGCGCGAGGAACCGTCGCGTGGAAATCACGCTGGTTCCCGACACGGGTAAGTAA
- a CDS encoding DotU family type IV/VI secretion system protein, with product MNALTSNRNEIALMQSAAGAGSPPVDGIRDLLRDTALLVTNLASGGQTQDPVALRGRCKQLVEQFASALERRGFPDDIRTEALVAQCGLLDEAALRHLPIDSRAGWEHKPLQVEQFNLHEAGERVFERLDARMREPSPPVALLECYSAILGMGFIGRYAREGEAERAELIASLNAKLDALRSTSDRPFIADRAGRRFSDWFYRLSPWAIAGLACVAAAIVWGVWATALDMQLAHIVAAKVVRP from the coding sequence ATGAATGCCCTGACGTCCAACCGAAACGAGATCGCCCTGATGCAGAGTGCGGCGGGCGCCGGCAGCCCACCCGTCGACGGGATTCGCGATCTGCTGCGCGACACGGCGCTGCTCGTGACGAATCTCGCCTCAGGCGGGCAGACGCAGGACCCGGTCGCGTTGCGCGGACGGTGCAAGCAGCTCGTCGAACAGTTCGCGAGCGCTCTGGAGCGACGAGGCTTTCCGGACGACATACGCACGGAGGCGCTGGTCGCGCAGTGCGGGTTGCTCGACGAAGCAGCGCTGCGGCACCTGCCGATCGATTCCCGAGCCGGATGGGAGCACAAGCCGCTGCAGGTCGAGCAGTTCAACCTGCATGAAGCCGGCGAGCGCGTATTCGAGCGACTCGATGCGCGCATGCGCGAGCCGTCGCCTCCGGTCGCCCTGCTCGAGTGCTATTCGGCGATCCTCGGAATGGGATTCATCGGCCGGTACGCCCGCGAGGGCGAAGCGGAGCGCGCCGAGTTGATTGCGTCGCTAAACGCGAAATTGGACGCGCTGCGCTCGACCTCGGATCGGCCATTCATTGCGGATCGTGCCGGACGGCGGTTTTCCGACTGGTTCTATCGACTTTCCCCGTGGGCGATCGCCGGGCTCGCCTGCGTGGCCGCGGCGATCGTATGGGGCGTCTGGGCGACAGCGCTCGACATGCAGCTCGCGCATATCGTGGCAGCGAAGGTCGTTCGACCGTGA
- the tssB gene encoding type VI secretion system contractile sheath small subunit: MDSFQREIPKSRVSITLDLHTGGAQKKVELPLKLLVAGDFSAGREQAPLAERKKVNIDKNNFDAVLADYAPDLKIAADNTLAGDGSELPVNLSFRSMKDFEPEQVARQIPELQAMLAMRNLLRDLKSNLLDNGTFRREFEKILKDKRLSDKLRGELGQIATATLQQEGHA, from the coding sequence ATGGATAGCTTCCAGAGAGAGATTCCGAAAAGCCGTGTTTCGATCACACTTGATCTGCATACGGGCGGGGCCCAGAAGAAGGTCGAACTGCCGTTGAAGCTGCTCGTCGCGGGCGACTTCAGCGCGGGCCGTGAGCAGGCGCCGCTGGCCGAGCGCAAGAAGGTCAATATCGACAAGAACAACTTCGATGCTGTCCTGGCCGACTATGCGCCGGATCTGAAGATCGCTGCGGACAATACCCTGGCAGGCGATGGCTCGGAACTGCCGGTGAACCTTTCGTTCCGCTCGATGAAAGACTTCGAGCCGGAGCAGGTCGCTCGCCAGATTCCAGAACTGCAGGCGATGCTGGCAATGCGCAATCTGTTGCGCGACCTCAAGTCGAATCTGCTCGACAACGGTACGTTCCGCCGCGAGTTCGAGAAGATCCTGAAGGACAAGCGCCTCTCCGACAAGCTGCGTGGCGAACTGGGCCAAATTGCCACCGCGACCCTGCAACAGGAAGGCCATGCCTGA